Sequence from the Streptomyces peucetius genome:
AGCGGTCCTTCGTCCTGCTCACCGGTGCCGGCAGCAAGGACTGGTCCGTGGCGGCGGAACTCGTCGCCGGGAGGCTGTCCGTGGTCCTGGACGCCTACCGGATCGGGGAGGGCCCCGAGGCCGACCTGGTCCCGGAGGCAGGCGCCGACTGGGCCGGGGTCCACGGCACGCACCCCGACGGCGCCCTGCTCGTCCGCCCCGACGGCTTTGTCGCCTGGCGGGCGGCGGGCACCGAGATCGACCAGGAGGCGGCGCTGTTCACGGCGCTGATGTCGCTGCTGCGGAGGGGGTGACGGGGGCGGGTGTACCGCTGCGGTTCCCCCATGCCGCCCCTTCCCGAAACCGGGGCAGGCCCCGGACCCCGGTACCGGGGGCTTCGCCCCGGGACCGCGGGTCCGCTGTGCGGGCCCACTGCACGCCGACCACCGCTCTGCGGGCGGCGGTCGGCGCCCCTGTGCCGGGCCTGGCGGCCCGTGGCCTCCACCGGCCCCGTGCCCGGCACCGCGGGCGGCGCCAGCCCCTCCAGGCCGGCTCCGAGGGCGGCGCCGGCTCCTTTGGGCCGTGCCAGCTCCTCCGGGCCGGTTCCGCGGGCGGCGCCGGCCCCTCCGGGCCGTGCCCGGGGCGTTGGCCAGCGCCGGCCCCACCAGTCCGTGCCGTGCCTGGCGGCCCATGTCCGGTCCACGGCCCGTGCCGGTCCACCGGCTCGTGTCGACGCTGTGGCCCGTGCCGGGCCTGGGGCCCGCACTGGCTCCGCCCGCTCGTGCAGGCCTCACCGGTCCGTGCGGGCCCCACCAGGCCGTGCCGGGGCTGTTGGCCCGCGCCGGCTCCACCGGCCCGCGCTCGGCGCCTCGGCTCGTGGCGGGCTCCTGCCGCGCTTTGCGCGGTGGCCTCGTTCTCCGCCTGCGGGCTGCGGGCTGCGGGCCGGGGACAACTGGGTCCGGGCGGAGACCGGTGCAGGGGCGGGGCGGGGGGACGGTCCGCGCAGCGGCCTCGTCAGGGGCGCTCCGCTCGCGCGCATGCCGTGTATGCCGCCCGGTGCACCGCCCGTGCGATCCGGGCGCCCCACACCGACCGCGGGCCCGCGAAGGGTTCGAGGGTACCGGGGGCCTCCGGCCGCAGCGCCGCCACGCACACCGCGTCCGTCGGTGTCCCGGACGCGGCGATGCCGAGGTCGTGCAGGGCCTGGACCTTGGCCTCCGTCGCGGTGGCGACCGCGTTGACGAGGGCGGCGTCGGACAGCGCGACGGGAAGCGAGACCACGATGTTGACGGTGCCCGCCTCGGGCGGCCCGGGCCGGCCGGGGGCGGGTGCGGCCGCCCAGCCCCGGACGCCGATGCCCGCCGTCACCAGGGCGTCCACGCCGCCGTCGGACGCGTGGTACCGGTCGCTCACCCACGCCGCCGTCATCAGGCCGACGCCGGGGCCGGACACCCCCCAGGCAGCCGCCAGTCCGGCCAGGTGTGCGGCAGGGTCCATACGGCGGTAGCCGGGCGCGACCTGGGCGTTGAGAACCCAGGCGCGTTCGCCGATGCCGCCGCCGAGCAGGGCGCTGGAGATCGTGCGCCGGTCCTCGCCCGGGGCCCACAGCAGCATCGGCAGGCTGTCGCCGTCCTCCTGGCGGGACAACAGCGGCAGGTCGCCGAGGTCGCCGAGGTCGCGCAGACAGCGCAGATCGCGCAGGTCCGACGCGCCGGCGAGGCCGGTGGCAGGGGAGGGGAGGAGCATGCCGCACCTCAACCCGGTGTGCGCGCCGCGTACGGCGTCGGCGTCGGCCGAGCGTGACGCCGGCCACAACCGCAGGCCCACCGGCACGGCCTGTGTCGGCGGCACGCTCCACTTCGCCGTGCGGGACCGGGCGTTCGACTTCGACGCCGCGCCGGCCGCCACCATCGCCAAGTCCACGGACCACGGCCGTACCCGGACCTGGACCGGTCGGCGCCCCGGACGCCGGTGCCGCTGAGCAGCCCGCTCCCTCACAACGCGCCGTACCCCGACGTGAGCCCGGTCCACGGCGGCAGGCGACTGTACGACACACTGAGGACCGCACAGTTCGACAACGTCGTCGAACCCGGACCGACGAGCGGATCCGGACCGAGGTGAACGG
This genomic interval carries:
- a CDS encoding adenosylcobinamide amidohydrolase produces the protein MLLWAPGEDRRTISSALLGGGIGERAWVLNAQVAPGYRRMDPAAHLAGLAAAWGVSGPGVGLMTAAWVSDRYHASDGGVDALVTAGIGVRGWAAAPAPGRPGPPEAGTVNIVVSLPVALSDAALVNAVATATEAKVQALHDLGIAASGTPTDAVCVAALRPEAPGTLEPFAGPRSVWGARIARAVHRAAYTACARAERP